A genomic region of Yoonia rosea contains the following coding sequences:
- the bhcA gene encoding L-aspartate--glyoxylate aminotransferase BhcA, whose protein sequence is MSFQNPVFIPGPTNMPEAIRKACDMPTIDHRSPLFGQILHPARAGVQKILKSDTAEVFIFPSTGTGGWETALTNTLSPGDTVLAARNGMFSHRWIDMCQRHGLDMQIVETPWGQGIPADRYAEILKADTAHKIKVVLATHNETATGVKSDIAAVRKALDAAGHPAMLFVDGVSSIGSMDFRFDEWGVDVAVTGSQKGFMLPAGLAIVGFSQKALAASKTAKLPRTFFDIADMTKGYAANAYPYTPAVGLMNGLLLATEMLLKEGLENVFTRHNRIASGVRAAVDAWGLELCAETPDLYSDTVSAVKTPDGFNATDIVTLAAEKYGVAFGVGLGEVAGKVFRIGHLGSMTDVMALSGIATAEMCMVDLGLDIQLGSGVAAAQEYYRGSTGLKMRDAA, encoded by the coding sequence ATGAGCTTTCAGAACCCCGTATTTATTCCCGGCCCGACGAATATGCCCGAGGCTATTCGCAAGGCCTGCGACATGCCGACGATTGACCACCGGTCACCGCTTTTCGGGCAAATCCTGCACCCGGCGCGTGCGGGCGTACAAAAGATCCTCAAGTCCGACACGGCTGAAGTCTTTATCTTTCCGTCTACCGGTACCGGCGGCTGGGAGACAGCACTCACAAATACCCTGTCTCCCGGCGATACGGTTCTGGCGGCGCGCAACGGGATGTTCAGCCACCGCTGGATTGACATGTGCCAGCGTCATGGGCTGGATATGCAGATCGTTGAGACCCCATGGGGCCAAGGTATTCCTGCGGACCGTTACGCAGAAATCCTGAAAGCGGATACCGCGCATAAGATCAAAGTAGTGCTGGCGACACACAACGAGACCGCAACCGGCGTGAAATCAGACATCGCTGCCGTCCGCAAAGCGCTGGATGCCGCAGGTCACCCAGCGATGCTTTTTGTGGATGGCGTCAGCTCGATCGGGTCTATGGATTTCCGCTTTGATGAATGGGGCGTTGATGTTGCCGTGACGGGTTCGCAGAAAGGCTTTATGCTGCCTGCGGGTCTGGCAATTGTTGGCTTCAGCCAAAAGGCGTTGGCGGCCAGCAAGACAGCCAAGCTACCGCGCACCTTCTTTGACATCGCCGATATGACCAAGGGCTATGCGGCGAATGCTTACCCCTACACCCCTGCGGTTGGCCTGATGAACGGTTTGCTTCTTGCGACTGAAATGTTGCTCAAAGAAGGCCTCGAAAACGTCTTTACGCGTCACAACCGGATTGCATCTGGTGTACGTGCCGCCGTGGATGCCTGGGGGCTGGAGCTTTGCGCTGAAACCCCGGACCTCTATTCCGACACGGTGAGTGCTGTTAAAACACCTGACGGTTTCAACGCGACCGATATCGTCACCCTTGCCGCCGAAAAATATGGCGTCGCATTCGGTGTCGGGCTTGGTGAAGTGGCTGGCAAAGTCTTCCGCATCGGCCACCTTGGCAGCATGACAGATGTCATGGCGCTGTCCGGCATTGCCACGGCCGAGATGTGCATGGTCGACCTTGGTCTTGATATCCAACTCGGCTCTGGTGTGGCGGCGGCACAGGAATACTATCGCGGGTCCACAGGCCTGAAAATGCGGGATGCAGCGTAA
- a CDS encoding carnitinyl-CoA dehydratase, which yields MTDGPIKTTRDGHILEVTLDRPKANAIDLATSRIMGEVFADFRDDPDLRVVIVTGAGEKFFCPGWDLKAAAEGDAVDGDYGKGGFGGLQELPRMNKPVIMAINGICCGGGLELALSGDILLAAEHATFALPEIRSGTVADAASCKLPKRIPYHIAMEMLLTGRWIDAEEAARWGLINRVVPADQLMSEARKMAALIASGPPLVYAALKEVVREAEDMKFQDAMNRITKSQFAAVETLYTSEDQREGARAFAEKRDPVWKGR from the coding sequence ATGACTGACGGCCCCATCAAGACCACCCGCGACGGGCATATCCTCGAGGTGACGCTGGACCGCCCCAAAGCGAACGCGATTGATCTGGCGACCAGCCGGATCATGGGCGAGGTCTTTGCCGATTTCCGCGATGACCCTGACCTGCGCGTGGTGATTGTCACTGGCGCGGGCGAGAAGTTCTTTTGCCCCGGTTGGGATCTGAAGGCGGCCGCTGAGGGTGATGCTGTCGATGGCGACTATGGCAAGGGCGGCTTTGGCGGGCTGCAGGAATTGCCGCGTATGAATAAACCGGTCATCATGGCGATCAATGGGATTTGCTGCGGTGGCGGGCTGGAACTGGCGTTGTCAGGCGATATTCTCTTGGCGGCTGAACATGCGACTTTCGCCTTGCCTGAAATCCGCTCCGGCACTGTCGCTGATGCAGCGTCCTGCAAGTTGCCTAAACGGATACCCTATCACATCGCGATGGAAATGCTTTTGACAGGGCGCTGGATCGACGCCGAGGAGGCCGCCCGCTGGGGGCTGATCAACCGCGTGGTTCCTGCGGATCAGTTGATGAGTGAGGCGCGCAAGATGGCCGCGCTTATCGCGTCGGGTCCGCCGCTTGTTTATGCTGCGCTCAAGGAAGTGGTGCGTGAGGCGGAAGATATGAAGTTTCAGGATGCAATGAATCGGATCACCAAGAGCCAGTTTGCTGCGGTGGAGACCCTCTACACCTCGGAGGATCAGCGGGAAGGCGCGCGCGCATTCGCCGAAAAGCGTGATCCGGTTTGGAAAGGGCGATAG
- the bhcR gene encoding HTH-type transcriptional regulator BhcR — protein sequence MEEEVKRGRGRPKAWDDKGAQNTIKSLDRALEVLVQLGEMQGSTLSEIAGALGQSPATVYRVLTTFQGRGFADFDPQSQVWSIGPAAFLTGSMFLRRTSLVERARPIMRDLMEATGETANLGIERDGQVLFLGQVETHATIRAFFPPGTASAMHSSGIGKALLSRMDDKRQRAVLAAGKLEQFTPHTLTDPEAMIADLHTTKARGYAFDGEERNIGMRCIAAPVYNVFGEAVAGISVSGPTSRITDDRIAALAEDVMEAAARLTRAIGGNNRPAS from the coding sequence ATGGAAGAAGAGGTAAAGCGTGGCCGTGGTCGCCCGAAGGCATGGGACGACAAGGGGGCGCAGAATACGATTAAATCGCTTGATCGCGCGTTAGAGGTTCTGGTCCAGCTGGGTGAAATGCAGGGCAGCACCCTGTCCGAAATCGCTGGCGCCCTTGGGCAATCCCCCGCAACCGTTTACCGTGTTCTGACCACATTTCAGGGTCGCGGCTTTGCCGACTTTGATCCGCAAAGCCAGGTCTGGAGCATTGGCCCCGCTGCATTCCTGACCGGATCAATGTTCTTACGCCGCACGTCGCTGGTCGAACGCGCACGGCCCATCATGCGTGATCTGATGGAGGCGACGGGCGAGACTGCGAACCTTGGGATCGAACGGGATGGTCAGGTGCTCTTTTTGGGGCAGGTTGAGACGCACGCAACAATCCGCGCTTTCTTTCCGCCCGGTACCGCATCAGCGATGCATTCATCGGGCATTGGCAAAGCCTTGCTGTCACGCATGGACGACAAACGCCAACGTGCAGTGCTGGCCGCCGGCAAGCTTGAACAGTTTACACCGCATACGCTGACCGATCCCGAAGCGATGATTGCCGATCTGCACACCACCAAGGCGCGCGGCTATGCTTTTGACGGCGAAGAACGCAACATCGGCATGCGGTGTATCGCAGCCCCTGTCTATAATGTCTTTGGCGAGGCGGTGGCGGGAATTTCAGTCTCGGGTCCGACGTCACGGATCACCGATGACAGGATCGCGGCCTTGGCCGAAGATGTCATGGAAGCCGCAGCGCGCCTGACCCGCGCGATTGGCGGAAACAACCGGCCGGCAAGCTAG
- a CDS encoding acyl-CoA dehydrogenase family protein — translation MHFGLTDEQQMIVDTVRSFVEREIYPHEDAVERSGEVPKEIADEIKRKTIELGFYACNFPQEVGGAGLSHVEFALVERELGRGSMALNHFFGRPQNILMACQGDQVERYLRPAVRGERMDALAMTEPDAGSDVRGMKCSAVRDGGDWVLNGSKHFISGADHADFFIVFVATGVDDTPRGPKKRITTFLVDRGTPGFEVRDGYQSVSHRGYKNCILDFDNCRLPDAQVLGEVDGGFAVMNEWLYATRITVATMSVGRARRCFDYALNYAAERKQFGQPIGKFQGVSFQIADMITEIDAADMLTLSAAWRLDQGLPANREIASAKVYATEMLARVTDATLQIYGGMGLMSDFPIERFWRDARVERIWDGTSEIQRHIISRELLRPLGA, via the coding sequence ATGCATTTTGGCCTGACCGATGAACAACAAATGATCGTGGATACCGTACGGTCTTTTGTGGAACGCGAAATCTATCCCCATGAAGATGCGGTCGAACGGAGTGGGGAAGTTCCAAAAGAAATCGCTGATGAGATCAAACGCAAGACGATTGAACTGGGGTTTTATGCCTGCAACTTTCCGCAAGAGGTTGGTGGCGCAGGCTTGAGCCACGTTGAGTTTGCGCTGGTCGAGCGGGAATTGGGGCGCGGGTCGATGGCGCTGAACCACTTCTTCGGGCGCCCGCAGAATATCCTGATGGCCTGTCAGGGAGATCAGGTTGAGCGGTATCTGCGGCCGGCGGTGCGCGGCGAACGGATGGATGCGCTGGCAATGACGGAACCTGATGCAGGATCGGACGTGCGGGGGATGAAATGTTCTGCGGTACGCGATGGCGGCGATTGGGTGCTCAACGGGTCCAAGCATTTCATCTCGGGTGCGGATCACGCGGATTTCTTTATTGTATTCGTGGCAACAGGCGTCGATGACACGCCGCGCGGGCCGAAGAAGCGCATCACCACATTTCTGGTTGATCGCGGGACGCCGGGTTTTGAGGTGCGGGATGGTTACCAATCGGTCAGCCACCGTGGATATAAGAACTGTATTCTGGATTTTGATAATTGCCGCCTGCCCGATGCGCAGGTTCTGGGTGAAGTTGATGGCGGTTTTGCGGTGATGAATGAGTGGCTCTACGCCACACGGATTACCGTGGCCACCATGTCGGTTGGGCGGGCGCGGCGGTGTTTTGATTATGCCCTGAATTACGCCGCAGAGCGCAAACAATTCGGCCAGCCCATCGGCAAGTTCCAGGGCGTCAGTTTCCAGATCGCCGATATGATCACCGAAATCGACGCCGCAGATATGCTAACGCTCTCTGCCGCGTGGCGTCTGGATCAAGGGCTGCCGGCAAACCGCGAAATCGCCTCGGCCAAGGTCTATGCCACCGAAATGCTGGCCCGTGTTACCGACGCGACCCTGCAAATTTACGGCGGCATGGGATTGATGAGCGATTTCCCGATTGAACGGTTCTGGCGTGACGCCCGGGTCGAGCGGATCTGGGACGGCACATCGGAGATCCAGCGCCACATTATCAGCCGCGAACTGCTGCGCCCTCTGGGGGCCTGA
- the bhcC gene encoding 3-hydroxy-D-aspartate aldolase BhcC has translation MNDMSNLKNLEVGYDVPALPGMDEANIQTPCLVLDLDALERNIKKMGDFAKSHGMRHRVHGKMHKSVDVALLQERLGGSVGVCCQKVSEAEVFARGGIKDVLVSNQVRQPEKIDRLARMPKLGARTICCVDDIDNVADLSAAAMKHGTQIECLVEIDVGAGRCGVQYGQPVVDLAKAIDAAPGLKYAGIQAYQGAMQHLDSYEERQGKTQIAIDQVRETLEMLKAEGIESDIVGGGGTGSYYFESASGVFNELQCGSYAFMDADYGRILDKDGKRIDQGEWENALFILTSVMSHAKADKAIVDAGLKAQSVDSGLPTIFGRTDVQYVKCSDEHGVVADPDGVLKVNDKLKLVPGHCDPTCNVHDWYVGVRNGKVETLWPVSARGKAY, from the coding sequence ATGAACGATATGAGCAACCTGAAGAACCTAGAGGTCGGCTACGACGTCCCCGCCCTGCCCGGCATGGACGAGGCCAATATCCAGACGCCTTGCCTTGTTCTTGATCTGGATGCGTTGGAGCGCAACATCAAAAAGATGGGTGATTTTGCAAAATCGCACGGTATGCGCCACCGCGTGCATGGCAAGATGCATAAATCCGTTGATGTGGCGCTGCTGCAGGAACGCCTCGGCGGGTCTGTCGGCGTATGCTGTCAGAAGGTGTCAGAGGCAGAAGTGTTCGCACGCGGCGGGATCAAGGACGTGCTGGTGTCCAACCAGGTGCGACAACCTGAAAAGATCGACCGCCTTGCACGTATGCCGAAACTAGGTGCGCGCACGATCTGCTGCGTGGATGACATCGACAACGTGGCGGACCTCTCTGCCGCAGCGATGAAGCACGGCACACAGATCGAATGCCTCGTTGAAATCGACGTAGGCGCGGGCCGCTGTGGCGTGCAATACGGCCAGCCTGTTGTTGATCTGGCCAAGGCGATCGACGCGGCACCGGGCCTGAAATACGCAGGCATTCAGGCCTATCAGGGCGCAATGCAGCACCTTGATTCCTACGAGGAGCGTCAGGGCAAAACCCAGATCGCGATTGATCAGGTGCGCGAAACGTTGGAAATGCTGAAGGCCGAAGGCATTGAGAGTGACATCGTCGGCGGCGGCGGCACAGGCTCTTACTACTTCGAGAGCGCCTCTGGTGTGTTCAACGAATTACAATGCGGATCTTACGCTTTCATGGACGCGGACTATGGCCGCATCCTCGACAAGGACGGCAAGCGCATTGACCAGGGCGAATGGGAAAACGCGCTGTTCATCCTGACCTCGGTGATGAGCCACGCGAAAGCCGACAAAGCTATCGTGGATGCGGGCCTGAAGGCGCAGTCGGTGGATAGTGGCTTGCCTACGATCTTTGGCCGCACGGACGTGCAATACGTCAAATGTTCAGACGAACATGGTGTGGTTGCCGATCCTGACGGCGTTTTGAAGGTGAACGACAAGCTCAAGCTGGTGCCGGGCCACTGTGATCCGACCTGCAACGTGCATGACTGGTACGTCGGTGTGCGCAACGGCAAAGTAGAAACGCTGTGGCCTGTGTCCGCACGCGGCAAAGCCTACTAA
- a CDS encoding ATP-binding protein, producing the protein MPRRVIRKWRPPLAFVLGGTLAAVFCLPLIGIGYFRVAGGILGWGETSWMIGLMAFVATAILGVLLWRLVLQPVRALTAYARNEGASDAPTHFGTPEFSQLGEAVLEMTAALRGREAVLRSYADHVTHELKSPLTVIQGAAELLEDPDLDHADRAQLLRGIRDNTARMEALLDGQRALAQAQDVIAPGECLLSDVVKDILPAVVLTDGLVPLPRDVMDVVATHLVGNALAHGAKTISFDHQGTHLLVQDDGAGISPGNRDRIFDPFFTTRRDAGGTGMGLPIVRQMLEAQGASIRLLDAPGAVFQISFDR; encoded by the coding sequence ATGCCGCGGCGCGTGATCCGCAAATGGCGGCCTCCGTTGGCCTTTGTGCTGGGGGGGACGTTGGCGGCGGTGTTCTGTCTGCCGCTGATCGGGATCGGCTATTTCCGTGTTGCGGGTGGTATTCTTGGCTGGGGTGAGACCTCATGGATGATCGGCTTGATGGCCTTTGTTGCGACGGCGATCCTTGGGGTGCTGCTGTGGCGGTTGGTTTTGCAGCCGGTGCGCGCCCTGACGGCCTATGCCCGCAATGAGGGTGCCAGTGATGCCCCCACGCATTTCGGCACGCCGGAGTTTTCGCAACTGGGCGAGGCTGTGCTTGAAATGACCGCGGCGTTGCGTGGCCGCGAGGCTGTTTTGCGTAGTTATGCGGATCACGTGACCCACGAACTCAAATCCCCGCTGACGGTTATTCAGGGCGCTGCCGAACTGCTGGAAGACCCTGATCTGGACCATGCTGATCGCGCGCAACTGCTGCGTGGTATTCGCGACAATACCGCGCGTATGGAGGCGCTGCTTGATGGTCAGCGCGCGCTGGCGCAGGCGCAAGATGTGATTGCGCCGGGGGAATGTCTTTTGAGCGATGTGGTCAAAGACATTTTACCGGCAGTCGTGTTGACCGACGGGTTGGTGCCCCTGCCAAGGGACGTCATGGATGTGGTCGCCACGCATCTGGTCGGGAATGCTTTGGCGCACGGGGCCAAGACGATCAGCTTTGACCATCAAGGTACGCATCTTTTAGTGCAGGACGATGGCGCGGGGATCAGTCCAGGTAACCGCGACCGTATTTTTGATCCGTTCTTTACCACAAGGCGGGACGCAGGCGGCACGGGCATGGGCCTGCCGATTGTGCGACAGATGCTTGAGGCGCAGGGGGCCAGCATCCGGCTGCTTGATGCGCCGGGTGCGGTGTTTCAGATCAGCTTTGACCGGTAG
- a CDS encoding acetate--CoA ligase family protein, translated as MDRLTRLFNPRSIAVIGGGAWGAEVIRQCQKIGFAGDIWVVHPTKDDVAGHVPYRAIADLPAPPDAVFIGVNRHATVAAVQSLAAIGAGGAICFASGFSEAAHEVADGHDLQQALLVAAGNMPVIGPNCYGFLNYLDGVTLWPDQHGGLRVDSGVALIAQSSNVAINLTMQTRGLPLAYVATVGNQAQTGLSEIGKTLLSNPKVTALGLYLEGIDDLTGFVELAAAARRLGKPIVALKTGKSEQAQRAAISHTASLAGSDAGADALFDRLGIGRVSSLSAFLETLKLLHVVGPLGEATVASMSCSGGEASLMADMAQGRSISFPPLSASQQSDLRNTLGPIVALANPLDYHTFIWGNEDAMAATFSAMMSPDMALGVVILDFPRPDRCTAPAWGLVLNAVERAQAQTGRPIAVLSSLVENLPEDVAIDLVARGILPLCGMAEAVEAIAVAARVGKPKGEGLFVPPVVRPAKPLSEAEAKQVLQGYGLPVPRSAYISDINDLADAGRTVGFPVVLKGAGVAHKTEAGAVVVGIADQAALLRAAKTMPTETFLVEQMITDVIVELLVGVVLDPAHGYVLTLAAGGTWAEILEDSTSLILPVDAGGIKQALGELRIAPVLNGYRGASAVDIQAIIDAVLAVQSYVMAQTPIEIEINPLMCGPKGAVAADALITTGERHD; from the coding sequence ATGGACCGGCTGACGCGGCTTTTTAACCCCCGCTCTATCGCTGTGATTGGTGGCGGCGCGTGGGGTGCTGAAGTGATCCGCCAATGCCAGAAAATCGGTTTTGCGGGCGATATCTGGGTGGTGCATCCCACCAAAGATGACGTGGCAGGCCATGTGCCTTATCGCGCAATTGCGGACCTGCCCGCGCCGCCCGATGCCGTCTTTATTGGGGTCAACAGGCACGCGACGGTCGCGGCGGTTCAATCACTGGCAGCAATTGGTGCGGGTGGCGCCATCTGCTTTGCCTCGGGTTTTAGCGAGGCGGCACATGAGGTCGCGGACGGGCATGACCTTCAACAGGCGCTTCTGGTGGCGGCAGGAAATATGCCCGTGATCGGCCCCAACTGCTATGGGTTCCTGAATTATCTCGATGGGGTCACCCTTTGGCCCGATCAGCATGGTGGCCTCCGCGTGGACAGTGGGGTGGCCCTGATCGCGCAATCCTCGAATGTGGCGATCAATCTGACGATGCAGACCCGTGGCTTGCCGCTTGCCTATGTCGCGACCGTCGGAAACCAAGCGCAAACCGGCCTGTCGGAGATTGGTAAAACCTTGCTTTCGAACCCTAAAGTCACGGCGCTGGGGCTCTATCTGGAGGGCATAGATGACCTCACGGGTTTTGTGGAACTGGCGGCGGCAGCACGGCGTTTGGGCAAGCCGATTGTCGCGCTGAAAACTGGCAAATCCGAACAAGCGCAAAGGGCCGCGATTTCGCACACCGCCTCGCTTGCGGGCAGCGACGCGGGTGCTGATGCGCTTTTTGATCGTCTGGGGATCGGGCGGGTGTCATCACTGTCGGCCTTTCTCGAGACACTCAAACTTTTGCATGTTGTGGGGCCCTTGGGCGAAGCCACGGTCGCCTCGATGTCGTGTTCCGGTGGCGAGGCAAGTCTGATGGCCGATATGGCGCAGGGGCGGTCGATCTCGTTTCCGCCGCTTTCGGCGTCGCAACAGTCCGATTTGCGAAATACGCTTGGGCCTATCGTGGCGCTGGCCAATCCATTGGACTACCACACCTTTATCTGGGGCAACGAAGACGCGATGGCTGCCACATTTTCCGCCATGATGTCGCCGGACATGGCGCTGGGCGTCGTGATCCTTGATTTCCCGCGCCCTGACCGCTGCACAGCCCCTGCGTGGGGCTTGGTGCTGAATGCCGTAGAACGCGCGCAGGCGCAGACAGGCCGCCCTATTGCGGTGCTGAGTTCGCTGGTCGAAAATCTGCCCGAGGATGTTGCCATTGATCTTGTGGCGCGGGGCATCCTGCCGCTTTGCGGCATGGCTGAGGCGGTTGAGGCGATCGCGGTCGCGGCGCGTGTCGGGAAACCGAAAGGGGAAGGACTGTTTGTCCCGCCTGTGGTGCGGCCTGCAAAGCCCCTGAGTGAAGCAGAAGCCAAGCAGGTTTTGCAGGGGTATGGCCTACCGGTCCCGCGGTCTGCATATATTTCTGATATCAACGATCTTGCGGATGCGGGGCGGACGGTTGGTTTTCCTGTCGTTCTGAAAGGTGCCGGTGTCGCCCATAAGACCGAAGCGGGTGCCGTAGTCGTCGGAATCGCTGATCAGGCGGCTTTGCTGCGTGCCGCCAAGACAATGCCGACGGAAACATTTCTGGTCGAACAGATGATCACCGATGTGATCGTCGAGCTTCTTGTTGGTGTCGTGCTTGATCCGGCGCATGGCTATGTGCTGACACTTGCGGCGGGCGGGACCTGGGCGGAAATTCTGGAGGACAGTACGAGCCTGATCCTGCCCGTTGATGCCGGTGGCATTAAACAGGCGCTTGGTGAATTGCGGATCGCACCTGTCCTGAACGGCTATCGCGGCGCGTCTGCTGTCGATATCCAAGCGATCATTGACGCGGTGCTGGCGGTACAGTCCTATGTCATGGCACAGACGCCAATAGAGATAGAAATCAACCCGCTAATGTGTGGCCCAAAAGGGGCCGTCGCGGCGGACGCGTTGATCACAACAGGAGAACGCCATGACTGA
- the bhcD gene encoding iminosuccinate reductase BhcD: MIIVPEKEIAGLLTRADAFEAVEKVFASMSKGSAYNFPVIREAIGYEDALYGFKGGFDKAGMALGLKAGGYWPNNLEKHGEINHQSTVFLFDPDTGKVKAMVGGNLLTALRTAAASSVSIKHLARKDAKVMGMVGAGHQATFQLRAALEQRDFEKVIGWNYHPEMLPNIERVANEAGLPFEAVPLEGLAEADVVISITSTFAPTIMADHIAPGTHIACMGTDTKGKQEVEASLLARATVFTDEVAQSISIGEAQHAIASGLIEQSDVHELGAVINGTHPGRTSADEITLFDGTGVGLQDLAVASSIVDLAVEKGVATIVDF, encoded by the coding sequence ATGATTATCGTACCTGAAAAAGAAATCGCGGGGCTGCTGACCCGTGCCGATGCATTTGAGGCTGTCGAAAAAGTCTTTGCCTCGATGTCCAAAGGCAGCGCCTACAACTTTCCCGTGATCCGCGAAGCGATTGGCTATGAAGATGCGCTTTACGGCTTTAAAGGCGGTTTCGATAAAGCAGGCATGGCGCTTGGCCTAAAGGCGGGCGGCTATTGGCCGAACAACCTTGAAAAGCACGGCGAGATCAATCACCAGTCCACCGTCTTTCTGTTTGATCCTGATACCGGCAAGGTAAAGGCGATGGTCGGCGGGAACCTTCTGACTGCGCTCCGCACCGCGGCAGCCTCTTCTGTCTCGATCAAGCATCTGGCCCGCAAGGATGCAAAAGTGATGGGCATGGTCGGTGCGGGGCATCAGGCCACGTTCCAACTGCGCGCGGCACTCGAACAGCGCGATTTTGAGAAAGTCATCGGCTGGAACTACCACCCCGAGATGCTGCCCAATATCGAAAGGGTCGCCAATGAAGCCGGTCTGCCGTTTGAGGCAGTGCCGCTCGAGGGTCTGGCCGAAGCCGATGTGGTGATTTCAATCACTTCGACATTTGCGCCCACAATCATGGCCGATCACATCGCACCCGGCACGCATATCGCCTGCATGGGCACCGACACCAAAGGCAAACAAGAGGTCGAGGCAAGCCTTCTGGCCCGCGCCACCGTCTTTACCGACGAGGTCGCGCAATCCATCAGCATCGGTGAGGCGCAACATGCCATCGCCAGCGGTCTGATCGAACAAAGCGATGTGCATGAACTTGGCGCTGTGATCAACGGCACCCACCCAGGCCGTACGAGCGCAGATGAAATCACGCTGTTCGATGGCACCGGCGTGGGCCTTCAGGATTTGGCCGTTGCATCCTCAATCGTTGACTTGGCGGTTGAAAAAGGCGTTGCAACAATCGTCGATTTCTAA
- a CDS encoding response regulator transcription factor — protein MILVADDDTQIRDVVRIALTQAGFGVAEAPDGRAALEKAESLRPDLIILDIGMPEMDGLEVCRTLRRTSEVPILFLTAHADEIDRVVGLELGADDYVAKPFSPRELVARVRAILKRTQGEVVAQTVLRRGILSVDPARHLCHVGDDTVLLTAREMDLLERLIARPDHVMSRPQLVDAIYGTNVHVSDRTMDSHLRNLRSKLGQAGCPDAIETVHGVGIRMGACRGA, from the coding sequence ATGATCCTTGTGGCCGATGATGATACCCAAATCCGCGATGTCGTGCGGATTGCCCTGACCCAAGCGGGCTTTGGCGTGGCTGAGGCGCCAGATGGTCGGGCAGCGCTTGAAAAGGCCGAGAGCCTGCGCCCCGATCTGATTATACTTGATATCGGAATGCCTGAGATGGACGGGCTGGAAGTGTGCCGCACGTTGCGCAGGACGTCTGAGGTGCCGATCCTGTTTCTGACCGCACATGCAGATGAGATCGACCGCGTTGTCGGGCTTGAACTGGGGGCGGATGATTATGTTGCTAAGCCGTTTTCGCCCCGTGAACTGGTCGCGCGGGTACGCGCGATCCTCAAGCGCACGCAGGGCGAGGTTGTCGCGCAAACCGTTTTGCGGCGCGGTATCCTGAGTGTCGATCCCGCGCGGCATTTGTGCCATGTGGGCGATGATACGGTTCTGCTGACTGCGCGGGAAATGGACCTGTTGGAACGTTTGATTGCACGTCCTGATCATGTGATGTCGCGGCCACAACTGGTCGATGCGATCTACGGCACCAACGTGCATGTCAGCGATCGGACGATGGACAGCCATTTGCGTAATCTGCGCAGCAAATTGGGGCAGGCCGGTTGCCCTGATGCAATCGAGACCGTGCATGGCGTTGGCATCAGGATGGGTGCATGCCGCGGCGCGTGA
- the bhcB gene encoding beta-hydroxyaspartate dehydratase BhcB: MKDHTDMYIPTYQDMLDAHERIKPHINRTPIRTSDYLNELTGAQLFFKCENFQEPGAFKVRGAANAVFGLTDEQAKNGVATHSSGNHASCLSYAAMRRGIPCNVVMPRTAPQAKKDTVRRYGGVITECDPSTTSREETFARVQAETGGDFVHPYNDPRVIAGQGTCSKEFMEQVDGLEMMVAPIGGGGMISGTCLTLSTLAPEVQIIASEPEQADDAYRSFKAGHIIADDAPKTIADGLLVPLKERTWHFVSNYVTDIYTASEEEIIDAMKITWKHLRIVMEASCAVPLATILKNKDKFAGKRVGVIITGGNVDLDKLPWMQG; the protein is encoded by the coding sequence ATGAAAGATCACACAGACATGTATATTCCGACCTATCAGGACATGCTCGATGCGCATGAGCGCATCAAGCCGCATATCAACCGGACCCCTATTCGCACCTCGGACTACCTCAATGAACTGACCGGCGCGCAACTGTTTTTCAAATGCGAGAACTTTCAGGAACCGGGGGCCTTCAAGGTACGCGGTGCGGCAAATGCCGTCTTTGGCCTGACGGATGAGCAGGCGAAGAACGGTGTCGCCACCCACTCTTCGGGTAACCATGCATCCTGCCTCAGCTATGCCGCGATGCGCCGGGGCATTCCCTGCAACGTGGTCATGCCGCGCACGGCCCCGCAGGCCAAGAAAGACACTGTGCGCCGCTATGGCGGGGTGATCACCGAATGTGATCCGTCGACCACATCGCGCGAAGAAACCTTTGCCCGTGTGCAGGCCGAAACAGGGGGCGATTTCGTCCACCCTTACAACGATCCACGCGTTATTGCAGGACAGGGCACGTGTTCCAAGGAATTCATGGAGCAGGTGGACGGACTCGAAATGATGGTCGCACCCATTGGTGGCGGCGGGATGATCTCGGGCACCTGCCTGACATTGTCCACACTCGCGCCTGAGGTGCAGATCATCGCATCAGAACCAGAACAGGCGGATGATGCCTATCGGAGCTTCAAGGCAGGCCATATCATCGCCGATGATGCGCCAAAAACCATCGCCGACGGCCTGCTTGTCCCGCTGAAAGAACGGACATGGCATTTCGTGTCCAACTACGTGACCGATATTTACACCGCGTCAGAGGAAGAGATCATCGACGCGATGAAGATCACGTGGAAACATCTGCGGATCGTGATGGAGGCCAGCTGCGCTGTCCCGCTCGCGACGATCCTGAAGAACAAAGACAAGTTCGCCGGCAAGCGTGTCGGTGTGATCATCACCGGCGGCAACGTCGACCTCGATAAACTGCCTTGGATGCAAGGTTAA